One Streptomyces sp. B21-105 genomic region harbors:
- a CDS encoding STAS domain-containing protein, producing the protein MRTNIIRHETMMVSYDVVNGWTVVEVDGDVDAHTAPMIREAVIKLVDEGHRHFVLDLGFVTFMDSMGLGVIVAITKRIREHEGSLRIASVSGRILKIFDLSGMRESYEIYPSTPDATQSVPAPGSLAHWPHRSSH; encoded by the coding sequence ATGCGAACGAACATCATCCGGCACGAGACCATGATGGTGAGCTACGACGTGGTCAACGGCTGGACGGTTGTCGAAGTCGACGGTGACGTGGACGCCCATACCGCCCCCATGATCCGCGAAGCAGTCATCAAACTTGTCGACGAGGGGCACCGCCACTTCGTCCTGGACCTGGGCTTCGTCACCTTCATGGACTCGATGGGGCTGGGCGTGATTGTGGCGATCACCAAACGCATCCGAGAACACGAAGGTTCGCTGCGTATCGCATCCGTCTCTGGCCGGATACTCAAGATCTTCGACCTCAGCGGCATGCGCGAGAGCTACGAGATCTACCCGTCGACACCGGATGCGACGCAATCCGTTCCCGCGCCCGGCAGCCTCGCGCACTGGCCGCATCGCTCCTCCCACTGA
- a CDS encoding DUF488 domain-containing protein produces MAKQITYRRVYEEPSPKDGKRVLVDRVWPRGMRKEEARLDEWLRDVAPSTDLRKWYGHEPGRFAEFRRRYLAELRDAGHREAVEHLRDLAGHDRLLLLTATKDVDHSQAAVLAEWLTKSS; encoded by the coding sequence ATGGCCAAACAGATCACCTATCGCCGAGTCTACGAGGAGCCCTCGCCGAAGGACGGCAAACGCGTGCTGGTCGACCGTGTCTGGCCGCGGGGCATGCGCAAGGAGGAGGCGCGTCTGGACGAGTGGCTCCGCGATGTCGCCCCGTCGACCGATCTACGCAAGTGGTACGGCCATGAACCTGGCCGCTTCGCCGAGTTCCGCCGCCGCTACCTGGCGGAACTGCGTGACGCCGGTCACCGCGAGGCAGTCGAGCATCTGCGTGATCTGGCTGGGCACGACAGGCTCTTGCTGCTGACCGCCACCAAGGACGTGGACCACAGCCAGGCCGCCGTCCTCGCCGAGTGGCTGACCAAGAGCAGCTGA
- a CDS encoding NAD(P)/FAD-dependent oxidoreductase, which produces MAQATFVIAGASLAGAKGAEALRGHGFEGRIVLIGDEPEPPYERPPLSKGYLQGKQDRETIFVHPPQWYTDHDIELRLDTTVTALDRHRRTVTVSGGETIGYDKLLLATGASPRRLPVPGADFDDVLYLRRVGDCERIRSTFRTASRMVFVGGGWIGLEVASAARTAGVEVTILEAGELPLLRVLGPQIAPVFADLHREHGVDLRVSAQVTEIADTGQKAAGVLLADGTRIDADAVVVGIGAVPNTQLATDSVLQVDNGVVVDASLRSSDPHIYAVGDVANAFHRGLDKHIRVEHWANALHQPETAARSMLGERSIYDRVPYFFTDQYDLGMEYAGYAEPGQYDDVVVRGDLSRREFIAFWLADGRVLAGMNVNIWDVNDTIQHLIRSGNQIDRDKLADPDLPLDQLIPN; this is translated from the coding sequence ATGGCCCAGGCCACGTTCGTGATCGCCGGGGCGAGCCTGGCCGGCGCCAAGGGCGCCGAAGCACTGCGCGGGCACGGCTTCGAGGGCCGGATCGTACTCATCGGGGATGAGCCGGAGCCGCCGTACGAACGCCCGCCGCTGTCCAAGGGGTATCTGCAGGGCAAGCAGGACCGCGAGACGATCTTCGTCCACCCTCCTCAGTGGTACACCGACCATGACATCGAGCTACGGCTGGACACCACCGTCACCGCGCTCGACCGCCACCGGCGCACGGTCACCGTCTCCGGTGGCGAGACGATCGGCTACGACAAGCTGCTGCTGGCCACCGGTGCCTCCCCGCGTCGCCTCCCGGTACCTGGCGCGGACTTCGACGACGTGCTCTACCTGCGCCGCGTCGGCGACTGCGAACGCATCCGATCGACGTTCCGGACCGCCTCCCGCATGGTCTTCGTCGGCGGGGGCTGGATCGGCCTCGAGGTGGCCTCCGCCGCCCGGACCGCCGGCGTCGAGGTCACTATCCTGGAAGCGGGCGAACTGCCGCTGCTGCGCGTCCTGGGCCCGCAGATCGCGCCCGTGTTCGCCGACCTCCACCGGGAACACGGCGTCGACCTGCGAGTCAGCGCGCAGGTCACCGAGATCGCCGACACCGGCCAGAAGGCCGCCGGGGTGCTGCTGGCCGACGGGACCCGCATCGACGCCGACGCGGTCGTGGTCGGCATCGGCGCCGTCCCCAACACCCAACTGGCCACCGACTCCGTTCTGCAGGTCGACAACGGCGTCGTGGTCGACGCCTCCCTGCGCAGCTCCGACCCGCACATCTACGCGGTCGGTGACGTGGCCAACGCCTTTCACCGCGGGCTGGACAAACACATACGCGTGGAGCACTGGGCCAACGCCCTGCACCAGCCCGAGACGGCCGCCCGCTCCATGCTGGGTGAGCGGTCGATCTACGACCGGGTGCCGTATTTCTTCACCGACCAGTACGACCTGGGCATGGAGTACGCGGGCTATGCAGAGCCCGGCCAGTACGACGACGTCGTCGTACGTGGCGACCTGTCCCGACGCGAGTTCATCGCATTCTGGCTGGCCGACGGACGTGTACTGGCCGGCATGAACGTCAATATCTGGGACGTCAACGACACGATCCAGCACCTGATCCGCTCCGGCAACCAGATCGACCGGGACAAACTCGCAGATCCGGACCTACCACTGGACCAGCTCATCCCCAACTGA
- a CDS encoding universal stress protein, producing the protein MTQSTTRAPIVVGTDGSGASELAMRFALQEAQLRSTSVRAVCAYDFTVTRATMSGWLTVPDSYDLDTQIRDATYESIARTVEEARQELGGPPVEVEIKVDPGRPAQVLLDASADACLLVVGSRGSGAWGRLTLGSTSTEVVHHAHLPVVVVPSRTQAEPT; encoded by the coding sequence ATGACGCAGTCCACCACTCGTGCACCCATCGTGGTGGGAACCGATGGCTCAGGAGCTTCGGAACTCGCCATGCGTTTCGCCCTGCAGGAGGCACAACTGCGCAGCACCAGCGTGCGTGCCGTATGTGCATACGATTTCACCGTCACCAGGGCAACCATGTCCGGATGGCTGACCGTGCCGGATTCCTACGATCTGGACACACAGATACGTGACGCCACCTACGAGTCCATTGCCCGCACGGTGGAAGAGGCCAGGCAGGAGTTGGGCGGTCCTCCCGTCGAGGTGGAGATCAAGGTGGACCCGGGTCGTCCCGCGCAGGTCCTGCTGGACGCGAGCGCAGACGCCTGCCTCCTGGTCGTGGGCAGCAGAGGCTCTGGAGCGTGGGGACGCCTCACCCTGGGTTCCACCAGCACCGAGGTCGTGCATCACGCACACCTCCCCGTCGTCGTCGTGCCGTCCAGGACGCAAGCAGAACCAACCTGA
- the ctaD gene encoding aa3-type cytochrome oxidase subunit I, with product MSATPDAEEAAAAAPLRAGPSSVGSIVVSWATTTDHKRIGTLYITTSFAFFLIGGVMALLMRAELARPGLQIMSNEQFNQAFTMHGTIMLLMFATPLFAGFANWIMPLQIGAPDVAFPRLNMLAYWLYLLGSLIAVGGFLTPQGAADFGWFAYAPLNSVVRSPGIGADMWIMGLALSGFGTILGSVNFITTIICMRAPGMTMFRMPIFTWNVLLTGVLVLVAFPVLAAALLVLEADRKFGAQVFDAANGGALLWQHLFWFFGHPEVYIIALPFFGIVSEVLPVFARKPMFGYVGLIGATIAIAGLSITVWAHHMFATGGVLLPFFAFMSYLIAVPTGVKFFNWTGTLWKGSLSFETPMLWALGFLVTFLFGGLTGVILASPPLDFHVTDSYFVVAHFHYVVFGTVVFAMFSGFYFWWPKFTGKMLDERLGKIHFWTLFVGFHTTFLVQHWLGAEGMPRRYADYLAADGFTALNSVSTIGAFLLGLSTLPFLYNVWKTAMYGRAVKVDDPWGYGRSLEWATSCPPPRHNFLTLPKIRSESPAFDLHHPDVTALDQAENLGRYADARRGSAPARTNGLDDGAKD from the coding sequence ATGAGTGCGACACCCGACGCCGAAGAAGCAGCGGCAGCCGCCCCGTTGCGTGCCGGGCCCAGCAGCGTGGGAAGCATCGTGGTCAGTTGGGCGACCACGACCGACCACAAGAGAATCGGAACGCTGTACATCACGACATCGTTCGCGTTCTTCCTCATCGGCGGTGTCATGGCGCTCCTGATGCGCGCCGAGCTGGCCCGGCCGGGTCTGCAGATCATGTCGAACGAGCAGTTCAACCAGGCGTTCACGATGCACGGCACGATCATGCTGCTGATGTTCGCGACGCCCTTGTTCGCCGGTTTCGCCAACTGGATCATGCCGCTGCAGATCGGCGCGCCCGACGTGGCCTTCCCGCGGCTGAACATGCTGGCCTACTGGCTGTACCTGCTCGGCTCGCTGATCGCGGTCGGTGGCTTCCTCACGCCGCAGGGCGCGGCCGACTTCGGCTGGTTCGCCTACGCGCCACTGAACAGCGTGGTGCGCTCACCAGGCATCGGCGCCGACATGTGGATCATGGGTCTGGCCCTTTCCGGGTTCGGCACGATCCTCGGCTCGGTCAACTTCATCACCACCATCATCTGCATGCGCGCCCCGGGCATGACCATGTTCCGTATGCCGATCTTCACCTGGAACGTGCTGCTCACCGGCGTGCTGGTACTGGTGGCCTTTCCCGTGCTGGCGGCCGCGCTCCTGGTCCTGGAGGCGGACCGAAAATTCGGCGCTCAGGTATTCGACGCGGCCAACGGCGGGGCGTTGCTGTGGCAGCACCTGTTCTGGTTCTTCGGCCATCCAGAGGTGTACATCATCGCGCTGCCGTTCTTCGGCATCGTCTCCGAAGTCCTTCCCGTGTTCGCCCGCAAGCCGATGTTCGGCTACGTGGGCCTGATCGGCGCGACGATCGCGATCGCCGGCCTGTCGATCACGGTCTGGGCGCACCACATGTTCGCCACCGGCGGTGTGCTGCTGCCGTTCTTCGCTTTCATGTCGTACTTGATCGCGGTGCCGACCGGGGTGAAGTTCTTCAACTGGACCGGCACGCTGTGGAAGGGCAGTCTCAGTTTCGAGACGCCCATGCTGTGGGCGCTAGGCTTCCTGGTCACCTTCCTCTTCGGCGGGCTGACGGGCGTCATCCTGGCCTCCCCGCCACTGGACTTCCACGTCACCGACTCGTACTTCGTGGTGGCCCACTTCCATTACGTGGTCTTCGGCACCGTGGTGTTCGCGATGTTCTCCGGGTTCTACTTCTGGTGGCCGAAGTTCACCGGGAAAATGCTCGACGAGCGCCTCGGGAAGATCCACTTCTGGACGCTGTTCGTCGGCTTCCACACGACGTTCCTGGTCCAGCACTGGTTGGGCGCGGAAGGCATGCCACGCCGCTACGCCGACTACCTCGCCGCCGACGGCTTCACCGCGCTCAATTCGGTCTCCACGATCGGAGCCTTCCTGCTGGGCTTGTCCACGCTTCCCTTCCTCTACAACGTCTGGAAGACCGCCATGTACGGGCGTGCGGTCAAGGTCGATGACCCTTGGGGCTACGGCCGTTCGCTGGAGTGGGCCACGTCTTGCCCGCCGCCGCGGCACAACTTCCTCACCCTGCCGAAGATCCGCAGCGAGTCTCCGGCCTTCGACCTCCACCACCCGGACGTCACAGCCCTGGACCAGGCGGAGAACCTGGGCCGGTACGCCGACGCCCGCCGTGGCTCAGCCCCCGCACGCACGAACGGCCTGGACGACGGTGCCAAGGACTGA
- a CDS encoding PP2C family protein-serine/threonine phosphatase — MARNPWHRRERGRTREGVAARPPQRDLDRQRLRHLLDAIGAVSSDMDTRTVLHRIVEAATDLVAARYGALGVLSESGKVIDLITVGIDDPHLCADMGLPQGHGLLHTLVDDREPLRVADVAAHPRFVGFPSGHPPMGTLIGVPLMVRGTVYGDLYLADKKDGTPFDDDDEGLLTALASAAGVSLENARLYEHLKHAAEHFQRRMLPALPDLAPLEVTARYEPASVLPRLGGDWYDAMALPDGATCVVVGDVTGHNVEAAPLMGQIRNMLRALALDRGEPPGQVMSRLDHALTMFDDPPTATLLLGRIERGRGGGGEYTFSWSNAGHLPPLLVGADGSTRYLAPARHGIPVGIDASVSRYSHEHPLLPGSTLLLFTDGLVERRDQDIDTGLDDLAEQAARLTTAPLEELCDALISRSRQVFDDDVALLALRTPLDSPKGGE; from the coding sequence ATGGCGCGCAATCCGTGGCACAGGCGGGAGCGGGGCCGGACCCGGGAGGGCGTGGCCGCCCGGCCGCCGCAGCGTGACCTGGACCGGCAGCGGCTGCGCCACTTGCTGGACGCGATCGGGGCGGTCAGTTCCGACATGGACACCCGCACGGTGCTGCATCGCATCGTGGAGGCCGCCACCGACCTGGTGGCCGCGCGCTACGGGGCACTGGGCGTGCTCTCGGAGAGCGGCAAGGTCATCGACCTGATCACGGTGGGCATCGACGACCCGCACCTGTGTGCTGACATGGGCCTGCCGCAGGGCCATGGGCTGCTGCACACCTTGGTGGACGACCGGGAGCCGCTGCGGGTGGCGGATGTGGCCGCGCACCCGCGTTTCGTCGGATTTCCGTCCGGGCATCCGCCTATGGGGACCCTGATAGGTGTTCCGCTCATGGTGCGTGGCACCGTTTACGGCGACCTCTACCTCGCCGACAAGAAGGACGGCACACCCTTCGATGACGATGACGAGGGGCTGCTGACCGCGCTGGCCAGTGCGGCGGGCGTCAGTCTCGAGAACGCCCGCCTTTACGAGCACCTCAAACACGCCGCCGAGCACTTCCAGCGCCGCATGCTGCCCGCCCTTCCCGACCTTGCGCCGCTCGAGGTCACCGCCCGCTACGAACCGGCCTCGGTCCTGCCCAGGCTGGGCGGGGACTGGTACGACGCCATGGCCTTGCCCGACGGCGCCACCTGCGTGGTGGTGGGCGACGTGACCGGCCACAATGTCGAGGCCGCCCCGCTGATGGGCCAGATCCGCAACATGCTGCGGGCACTCGCCCTCGACCGGGGCGAGCCGCCCGGCCAGGTCATGTCGAGACTGGACCACGCCCTGACGATGTTCGACGATCCGCCCACGGCCACCCTGCTACTCGGCCGCATCGAGCGTGGCCGTGGAGGGGGCGGGGAGTACACGTTCAGCTGGAGCAACGCGGGGCATCTGCCGCCGCTGCTGGTCGGCGCGGACGGCAGCACGCGCTACCTCGCACCCGCCCGCCACGGCATCCCGGTGGGCATCGATGCGTCCGTCTCCCGGTACAGCCACGAACACCCCCTTCTGCCCGGCAGCACCCTGCTGCTCTTCACCGACGGGCTGGTCGAGCGCCGCGACCAGGACATCGACACCGGACTTGACGACCTCGCCGAGCAGGCCGCACGCCTGACCACGGCCCCACTGGAGGAACTGTGCGACGCCCTGATCAGCCGAAGCCGGCAGGTGTTCGACGACGATGTCGCCCTGCTCGCCCTGCGCACCCCCTTGGACAGCCCAAAAGGGGGCGAGTGA
- the tal gene encoding transaldolase has translation MVDVLTRLSKSGVSIWLDDLSRQRLTDGSLAQLVRERHVVGVTTNPTIFAKAITGSGAYSPQIKDLALRSVEVGEALRALTTFDVRWACDVLHPAYEASDTVDGRVSIEVDPRNAHDTARTVAEARALWWLVDRPNLFVKIPAAKQGLEAISACLAEGISINVTLLFSLERYDAVAEAFLTGMERARDGGHDLSKIASVASFFVSRVDTEIDRRLDRLGGDRAAALRGRAAVANARIAYEHYERTLATDRWKRLERAGARPQRLLWASTGVKDPAYADTRYVMDLVALDVVSTMPEATLNAVADHGVLPAGSIGDTYGEAHNILDELAGLGIEYADVVQMLEDEGVQKFDASWDELAGKLAEGLTTPAASGREATDKSREDA, from the coding sequence ATCGTGGATGTGCTTACCCGCCTGTCGAAGAGTGGGGTGTCCATCTGGCTCGACGACCTGAGCCGGCAAAGACTGACCGACGGCAGCCTGGCGCAGCTGGTCAGGGAGCGGCATGTCGTGGGCGTGACGACGAACCCGACGATCTTCGCGAAGGCCATCACGGGCAGCGGCGCCTACTCCCCCCAGATCAAGGACCTGGCGCTGCGCTCCGTCGAGGTGGGCGAGGCACTGCGGGCATTGACCACGTTCGACGTGCGCTGGGCCTGCGATGTGCTGCATCCGGCCTACGAGGCAAGCGACACCGTGGACGGGCGGGTCTCGATCGAGGTCGACCCCAGGAACGCGCATGACACCGCCCGCACGGTCGCCGAAGCGCGGGCGCTGTGGTGGCTGGTGGACCGCCCTAATCTGTTCGTGAAGATCCCGGCAGCCAAGCAGGGCCTGGAAGCGATCAGCGCGTGTCTGGCCGAGGGCATCAGCATCAACGTCACGCTGCTGTTCTCGCTGGAGCGCTACGACGCGGTCGCGGAGGCGTTCTTGACCGGCATGGAACGCGCCCGCGACGGAGGGCACGACCTGTCCAAGATCGCGTCCGTGGCGTCGTTCTTCGTCTCCCGGGTGGATACCGAGATCGACCGGCGGCTCGACCGCCTGGGCGGCGACCGGGCCGCCGCCCTGCGCGGGCGGGCCGCGGTCGCCAATGCCCGGATCGCCTACGAGCACTACGAGCGCACCCTCGCCACGGACCGGTGGAAGCGCCTGGAGCGGGCCGGTGCCAGACCGCAGCGCCTGCTGTGGGCTTCCACGGGCGTGAAGGACCCGGCCTACGCCGACACCCGGTACGTGATGGACCTGGTCGCCCTCGACGTCGTCAGCACCATGCCTGAGGCGACACTCAACGCTGTTGCCGACCACGGCGTGCTCCCGGCCGGCAGCATCGGCGATACCTACGGCGAGGCACACAACATCCTCGACGAACTGGCCGGACTTGGCATCGAGTACGCCGACGTCGTCCAGATGCTGGAGGACGAGGGCGTGCAGAAGTTCGACGCCAGCTGGGACGAGCTGGCCGGGAAGCTCGCTGAGGGCCTGACCACGCCGGCAGCATCCGGACGCGAAGCGACCGACAAGAGCAGGGAGGACGCGTGA
- a CDS encoding helix-turn-helix transcriptional regulator — protein sequence MFVDHPKEAPHPDVSAVAALDEPTRRRLYEHVVRRPSPVSRDEAAEALGLARQTAAFHLDRLAAESLLDVVYERRSGRTGPGAGRPAKLYKRSTKQVTVSLPERHYELAGRLLAQALEESEATGEPVRSVLHRKARELGTQLAGQSRTGVFDLLERYGFEPRHDGDAVVLGNCPFHVLAREHTQTVCGMNLHLLHGVLQGLDEGGFQARLAPSQGHCCVRLEPSRYSPETPTPS from the coding sequence GTGTTCGTGGACCACCCGAAGGAAGCACCCCATCCCGACGTCTCCGCCGTCGCTGCTCTGGACGAGCCGACGCGCAGGAGGCTCTACGAACACGTCGTGCGCCGGCCTAGCCCGGTCAGCCGCGACGAGGCAGCCGAAGCCCTTGGCCTGGCCCGGCAGACTGCGGCCTTTCATCTGGACCGCTTGGCTGCGGAATCACTGCTCGACGTCGTCTACGAACGGCGCAGTGGACGCACGGGGCCGGGAGCGGGCAGGCCGGCCAAGCTCTACAAGCGCTCCACCAAACAGGTCACCGTCAGTCTGCCGGAGCGGCACTACGAACTGGCCGGACGGCTCCTCGCGCAGGCCCTGGAGGAATCCGAGGCCACCGGCGAGCCGGTGCGCAGCGTGCTGCACCGCAAAGCCCGCGAACTGGGCACGCAGTTGGCCGGCCAGAGCCGCACGGGCGTGTTCGACCTGCTGGAGCGATACGGATTCGAGCCCCGCCATGACGGTGATGCCGTCGTTCTGGGCAACTGCCCCTTCCACGTGCTCGCCCGCGAACACACCCAGACGGTGTGCGGCATGAACCTCCACCTGCTCCACGGCGTGCTCCAAGGGCTCGACGAAGGCGGCTTCCAAGCGCGCCTCGCGCCCAGCCAGGGACACTGCTGCGTCCGCCTCGAGCCGTCCCGCTACTCACCTGAGACACCAACTCCTTCCTGA
- the folE gene encoding GTP cyclohydrolase I FolE, with protein sequence MDLAAPITPDTPTGSARVPEVETSIPSISPLRVVHDTGRIDLSEAERAAARFLQALGLDTDTESLQGTPGRMARAYAELFSPRPFDLTTFPNDEGYDELVLARSIPVRSVCEHHLLPFVGTAHVGYLPGHRILGLSKLARVVEYFACRPQVQERLTKQVADWLQAHLEPKGVGVVIEAEHTCMTLRGVQATGSSTLTSTLLGTLRHDARTRAEFLSLTGLTT encoded by the coding sequence ATGGACCTTGCTGCACCCATCACCCCTGACACACCCACCGGATCCGCCCGCGTCCCCGAAGTTGAGACGTCGATACCCTCCATCTCCCCGCTGCGCGTCGTGCACGACACCGGCCGTATCGACCTGAGCGAGGCCGAACGCGCCGCCGCCCGGTTCCTGCAAGCGCTCGGCCTCGACACCGATACCGAGAGCCTGCAGGGCACCCCGGGTCGTATGGCCCGCGCCTACGCCGAACTGTTCAGCCCCCGCCCCTTCGACCTGACGACCTTCCCCAACGACGAGGGCTACGACGAACTCGTGCTGGCACGCAGCATCCCTGTCCGCTCGGTTTGCGAACACCACCTTCTGCCCTTTGTCGGCACCGCACACGTGGGCTACCTGCCCGGACACCGCATCCTCGGCCTGTCCAAACTGGCCCGCGTCGTCGAGTACTTCGCATGCCGTCCCCAGGTCCAGGAACGCCTGACGAAACAGGTCGCCGACTGGCTGCAGGCCCACCTGGAGCCCAAGGGCGTCGGGGTCGTCATCGAGGCCGAACATACCTGCATGACCCTCCGCGGCGTCCAGGCCACCGGCTCGAGCACTCTCACCTCGACGCTCCTCGGCACCCTTCGCCACGACGCCCGCACACGAGCCGAGTTCCTCTCCCTCACTGGCCTGACCACCTGA
- a CDS encoding uracil-DNA glycosylase — MSSPSEVDAAVATCRACPRLVAWREEAARVKRRAFRDWEYWARPVPGFGPSDAPLTIVGLAPAAHGGNRTGRIFTGDPSGDALYAALYDLGLASRPTATHRDDGLELYGVRITVPVHCAPPDNRPTTGERDTCRPWLARELELLRPTLRAVVALGAFAWQALLPVLAEAGWRLPRPRPVFGHGCEALLADPGGGRPLHLVGGYHPSQRNMSTRTLTPAMLRDVLRRSTDLAGLPAHHGRPRR, encoded by the coding sequence ATGAGTTCACCGAGCGAGGTGGACGCGGCGGTGGCCACCTGCCGGGCCTGTCCGCGCCTGGTGGCTTGGCGGGAGGAGGCTGCGCGGGTCAAGCGCAGGGCGTTTCGGGACTGGGAGTACTGGGCCCGTCCGGTGCCCGGTTTCGGACCGTCGGACGCACCGCTGACGATCGTCGGTCTGGCTCCCGCCGCGCACGGCGGCAACCGCACCGGGCGCATCTTCACCGGCGACCCGTCCGGCGATGCGCTGTACGCCGCCTTGTACGACCTCGGGCTGGCCTCCCGGCCCACCGCGACCCACCGGGACGACGGGCTGGAACTGTACGGGGTGCGGATCACGGTGCCGGTGCACTGTGCCCCGCCCGACAACCGGCCCACCACCGGTGAGCGGGACACCTGCCGGCCCTGGCTCGCCCGAGAACTGGAACTGCTGCGGCCCACCCTGCGGGCGGTCGTCGCGCTCGGCGCGTTCGCCTGGCAGGCCCTGCTGCCGGTGCTCGCGGAAGCGGGATGGCGACTGCCCCGCCCGCGCCCGGTCTTCGGGCACGGCTGCGAGGCGCTGCTCGCCGATCCGGGCGGCGGACGGCCACTGCACCTGGTCGGCGGCTACCACCCCAGCCAGCGCAACATGTCTACCCGCACCCTGACCCCGGCCATGCTCCGCGACGTGCTGCGCCGCAGCACCGATCTCGCCGGGCTCCCGGCCCACCACGGCCGACCTCGCCGCTAG
- a CDS encoding universal stress protein, whose product MNAAVCDEGEQAPRAPATPAHPVVAGYDGSTASRRALAWATGLARRTGRPLLVAYITPVPVSYDPGIVAPEAEREADVLAWLRAELTDTLPAATPAGLNVHVASCIGDAARELARLADEHQADALVLGAPEQRLHHLIGSVPAWMARHAHCPVVIVP is encoded by the coding sequence ATGAACGCAGCCGTGTGCGATGAAGGTGAGCAGGCCCCCCGAGCACCCGCTACTCCGGCGCATCCAGTGGTGGCGGGTTACGACGGATCCACGGCCAGCCGCCGCGCGCTCGCCTGGGCGACGGGACTGGCCCGCCGGACCGGGCGGCCTCTGCTCGTCGCATACATCACTCCCGTTCCCGTCTCGTACGACCCGGGGATCGTCGCCCCCGAAGCCGAGCGGGAGGCCGATGTGCTCGCCTGGCTGCGCGCTGAACTCACCGACACGCTGCCCGCGGCCACGCCGGCAGGCCTGAACGTCCACGTCGCCTCCTGCATCGGGGACGCGGCCCGAGAGCTGGCCCGGCTTGCCGACGAGCACCAGGCCGACGCGCTGGTCCTCGGCGCGCCGGAGCAACGGCTGCACCACCTGATCGGGTCGGTGCCGGCGTGGATGGCCCGCCACGCGCACTGCCCCGTCGTCATCGTGCCCTGA
- a CDS encoding SpoIIE family protein phosphatase, whose product MAEFAKMRGGLRATQRHGAQPPDIAMMSVVALTVPLVLLELAISDSTVRLRLLIGDVRGKGLPAVAAAFAALGAFRETARSERTRTAVAGALEAAVERHNAFAAQSGEPERLVTALLLGVDNSAETQALNCGHFPLYLMTRASSPSHSRPNQACRSVRPNSPRNQGPSNGSLSRTARHSRSAAAASPRHVTPPASSIPSKRRLRGRADVSPWKVAHKLTADLRRYTDGEQRDDITALVVLKVN is encoded by the coding sequence ATGGCCGAGTTTGCCAAGATGCGCGGAGGGCTGAGGGCAACGCAAAGGCATGGTGCGCAGCCGCCCGACATCGCGATGATGTCGGTGGTGGCGTTGACCGTTCCCCTTGTCCTGCTGGAGCTGGCGATCAGCGACAGCACGGTGAGACTGCGTCTGCTCATCGGCGACGTTCGGGGCAAGGGCTTGCCCGCGGTGGCAGCTGCCTTCGCGGCGCTCGGCGCGTTTCGGGAGACCGCCCGGAGTGAGCGTACGCGCACGGCTGTCGCCGGCGCCCTGGAGGCGGCGGTGGAGCGGCACAACGCCTTCGCGGCGCAGTCCGGGGAGCCCGAGCGCCTCGTTACCGCGCTGCTCCTCGGCGTAGACAATTCCGCTGAGACACAGGCCCTGAATTGCGGGCACTTTCCGTTGTATCTCATGACGCGGGCTTCCTCACCATCGCATTCACGGCCGAACCAGGCGTGCCGCTCGGTCCGGCCGAACTCTCCGAGGAACCAAGGACCGTCGAATGGTTCGCTTTCCCGCACGGCGCGACACTCCCGCTCTGCAGCGGCGGCGTCACCGAGACACGTGACGCCGCCGGCGAGTTCCATCCCATCGAAGAGAAGACTGCGGGGCCGGGCGGATGTGTCCCCATGGAAGGTGGCCCACAAACTGACTGCTGACCTGCGCCGATATACCGATGGCGAGCAGCGGGACGACATCACCGCGCTGGTGGTCCTCAAGGTCAACTGA